A genomic region of Candidatus Kapaibacterium sp. contains the following coding sequences:
- a CDS encoding dehydrogenase E1 component subunit alpha/beta: protein MAKKTNPETPEPKINNTESTTKSNGKKVDAYERIIKIDVLPEQVGSSCHHGRGDDCSVDRRKLDRSEPPHISLNLDKEHLMRALKNMMQSRHTDEKHLTLVKQGKSFFHIGCSGHEATQTAIAFAMESGKDWGWTYYRDMAFSFGMGFSLRDYFLLALHKAEDPATGGRQMPGHYGHPRLNLPTQSSPTGTQFLNATGCALASKKLGADEVTYVASGEGTTSQGEFYEAVNWATREKLPVMFHIQDNGYAISVPKADQSMGGSVVYSFCCYPNLLMKEYDGTDYFESVKAARDAVEYIRAGRGPALLHAVVERLLPHSSSDDHRKYRSEEELAAGKSKRDCIAILSDYMIHHELTTLDEIEALRAEVINEINEAIAWAEGRPDVVAEDSTKHVFADESTRLLDYATSEPKEGNPAVLVDAVNHAMMEEMRLNDKMVIFGEDVADPKGGVFTATRGLSNEYGEERVFNSPLAEASIVGVALGLAVRGFKPVIEIQFGDYIWPAFMQYKNEVATMRFRSNGGFKAPVVTRVAVGGYIHGGLCHSQNIEAIFAHIPGIMIAYPSNAADAKGLLKTACRLDDPVIFCEHKGMYRLPFARTIEPDENYLIPFGVGKTVKSGDSATIITYGMGVKDSVNAVKRFEKEFDKTVEIIDLRTIIPWDKELVLESVKRTGRVMIVHEDTMTAGFGAEISATISQNAFPWLDAPVMRLAAKDSHIPYAPVYEEDVLPNENKVLDMLKQLIAF, encoded by the coding sequence ATGGCAAAAAAAACTAATCCCGAAACCCCAGAACCAAAAATAAACAATACAGAATCAACTACAAAATCGAATGGTAAAAAAGTTGATGCTTACGAACGTATAATCAAAATTGACGTTCTACCGGAGCAAGTCGGCTCATCATGCCACCACGGACGTGGCGATGATTGCAGCGTTGACCGCAGAAAACTCGACCGTTCCGAACCGCCTCATATCTCTTTGAACTTAGACAAAGAGCATCTGATGAGAGCTTTGAAAAATATGATGCAATCACGCCATACTGACGAGAAGCATTTGACTCTTGTCAAACAAGGCAAATCATTCTTCCATATCGGTTGTAGTGGTCACGAAGCCACCCAAACAGCTATCGCATTTGCGATGGAATCCGGTAAAGACTGGGGATGGACATATTATCGTGATATGGCTTTTTCTTTCGGAATGGGTTTTAGCCTTAGGGATTATTTCTTGCTTGCATTACACAAAGCGGAAGACCCTGCAACTGGCGGCAGACAAATGCCCGGTCACTACGGTCACCCAAGGCTCAATCTACCAACTCAATCATCACCCACAGGCACTCAATTCCTCAATGCTACGGGTTGCGCCCTTGCTTCCAAAAAACTTGGCGCAGATGAAGTAACTTACGTAGCATCCGGCGAAGGAACTACAAGTCAAGGTGAATTTTACGAAGCAGTCAATTGGGCTACTCGCGAAAAATTACCTGTGATGTTCCATATTCAGGACAACGGCTACGCAATTTCCGTTCCCAAAGCAGACCAATCTATGGGTGGAAGCGTGGTTTATTCATTCTGCTGCTATCCAAATTTGTTGATGAAAGAGTATGATGGAACTGACTATTTTGAATCGGTCAAGGCAGCTCGCGATGCAGTCGAATATATCAGAGCAGGTCGCGGTCCGGCACTTTTGCACGCAGTAGTCGAAAGATTGCTTCCGCACTCGTCGTCCGATGACCACAGAAAATATCGTTCCGAAGAGGAACTTGCTGCCGGAAAATCAAAACGGGATTGTATCGCAATTTTGTCCGACTATATGATTCACCACGAATTAACAACTTTGGACGAAATTGAAGCACTCCGCGCCGAAGTTATAAACGAAATTAATGAAGCTATCGCATGGGCAGAAGGACGCCCGGACGTAGTGGCAGAAGATTCTACTAAACATGTTTTTGCTGACGAATCAACACGATTGTTGGATTACGCTACCTCAGAACCCAAAGAGGGCAATCCTGCAGTGCTCGTTGACGCTGTCAATCATGCCATGATGGAAGAAATGAGGCTCAACGACAAAATGGTGATTTTCGGCGAAGACGTTGCCGACCCCAAAGGCGGAGTTTTTACCGCTACACGTGGGCTCAGCAATGAATACGGCGAAGAGCGCGTGTTCAATTCACCTCTTGCCGAAGCATCAATCGTTGGTGTGGCTCTCGGTTTAGCAGTTCGCGGATTCAAACCCGTCATCGAAATTCAGTTTGGTGATTACATTTGGCCCGCATTCATGCAATACAAAAATGAAGTTGCCACAATGCGCTTCCGTTCCAACGGTGGTTTCAAAGCGCCTGTAGTCACTCGCGTGGCTGTTGGCGGCTATATTCACGGCGGATTGTGCCACTCACAAAATATCGAAGCTATTTTTGCTCATATCCCGGGCATCATGATAGCTTACCCAAGCAATGCCGCAGATGCAAAGGGCTTGCTCAAAACTGCTTGCAGATTGGACGACCCCGTTATTTTCTGCGAACACAAGGGCATGTATCGTTTGCCATTTGCTCGTACAATCGAACCTGACGAAAATTATCTCATTCCGTTCGGAGTGGGTAAAACCGTCAAATCCGGCGATAGTGCTACTATTATCACTTATGGAATGGGTGTCAAAGATTCGGTCAATGCCGTAAAACGCTTCGAGAAGGAATTCGACAAAACTGTTGAAATCATTGATTTGCGTACAATTATTCCTTGGGACAAAGAGTTGGTGCTCGAATCAGTCAAACGCACCGGACGCGTCATGATAGTGCACGAAGACACAATGACAGCCGGATTCGGAGCCGAAATTTCGGCAACAATCTCCCAAAATGCTTTCCCGTGGCTCGATGCTCCGGTAATGCGTCTTGCAGCCAAAGATTCGCATATCCCATACGCCCCCGTTTACGAGGAGGACGTACTCCCCAACGAAAACAAGGTGCTGGACATGCTCAAGCAACTAATCGCCTTCTAA
- a CDS encoding PAS domain S-box protein, with translation MKSSDKLDNGEDLEINRNENTELIDYLYADNSIFRQIIEQTNEGVLLAEVETGNLVFASNTACSLFGYTQKQFLSLNFRDIHPKDSLEFVSDVFHGVSDRKDKVSRSIPCLHRNGTVFYVDIRSSIVKIKNRDYNIGFFTNAYDSYNEHVQLKSLIDYSEEFMAMSHDNINYKKILDTALDISKADYGVLNLFNSDENYYITKSFAGLSGFMEKINSMLGFELKNKKWIVDPEMNKKVENSILTKFNSISELSSTLLPKSVAWSIQTAFGIGEIWIVKILKGNDLIGDFALVFKKGKTLENAEILKIYTRLTGLALLRAKSESKEKSLRNRFRAVLDAVPNLVFAKDYTGKYLMSNKAFAHTYGMKPGDVVGKNDMQLGFTEEEQNIFVSLDQNVIDSGKPRSMEIHTTNSIDGKVWYQITKLPFDMPDVEGGAVLGVATNITESKLSTDLLKVRDDLLTKLSRQLPGVIYQFKFNADGSSNLPFASEGIYDIFGVRPYEVLENSEYIFDKIHRDDFPHVYKSIIKSRDTLEDWRIDFRINHPEKGLRWLNGFARPEKHDDGCILWHGFIHDITGRKLLEERQQQLLDELTETKLNLEINLNQKNALIQEITDTKNQLELSIKEKDKFFSIIAHDLRSPFNGFLGLTKFLADDLELLAQEDLKELTKTMKHSAESLYSLLENLLEWASIKRNDIKFNPATTNFSLLIQNNINIINANLKNKEIVLTNYVPDEFFVYADTNMLNAVLRNLLTNALKFSRRGGHITISAEKTSKHSMISITDTGIGINNNDIPNLFDITKKVSQPGTEGETSSGLGLILCKEYIEQHGGKIWVKSEVNVGSTFYFTIPNK, from the coding sequence ATGAAAAGCAGTGATAAGTTAGATAATGGTGAAGACTTGGAAATCAACCGGAATGAGAATACCGAGTTGATTGACTATTTGTATGCGGATAACAGTATTTTTCGCCAAATCATTGAGCAAACTAACGAAGGAGTGCTGTTAGCCGAAGTTGAAACCGGCAATTTAGTGTTTGCAAGTAATACTGCTTGTTCGCTATTTGGATATACCCAAAAGCAGTTCTTGAGTTTAAACTTCCGAGATATCCACCCAAAAGATTCATTAGAATTCGTCAGTGATGTTTTTCATGGTGTATCAGACCGCAAGGATAAAGTCAGCCGTAGTATTCCGTGTTTGCATAGGAATGGTACAGTGTTTTACGTTGACATCCGTAGTTCTATAGTTAAAATAAAAAACAGAGATTATAACATCGGATTTTTTACCAATGCCTATGATTCTTATAACGAACATGTCCAACTGAAATCGCTAATTGACTACTCCGAAGAATTCATGGCGATGTCCCACGACAATATTAATTATAAAAAGATTTTAGATACAGCTTTAGATATTTCGAAGGCAGATTATGGTGTTTTGAATTTATTCAATAGTGATGAAAATTATTACATCACGAAGTCTTTTGCAGGACTTTCAGGTTTTATGGAAAAAATAAATTCAATGCTTGGCTTTGAATTGAAGAACAAGAAGTGGATTGTTGACCCTGAAATGAACAAAAAAGTAGAAAATTCTATTCTGACTAAATTTAATTCTATTTCCGAATTAAGTTCTACGCTTTTACCTAAATCTGTGGCGTGGTCTATTCAAACTGCTTTTGGAATTGGAGAGATATGGATAGTAAAAATCCTCAAGGGCAATGATTTGATTGGAGATTTTGCTCTCGTTTTCAAAAAAGGTAAGACTCTGGAAAATGCTGAAATCCTGAAAATCTATACCAGATTGACAGGACTTGCTCTCTTAAGAGCAAAAAGCGAATCCAAAGAAAAATCTTTACGCAACCGTTTCCGCGCAGTACTTGACGCTGTACCAAACCTTGTTTTTGCAAAAGATTACACGGGTAAATACTTAATGTCTAATAAAGCATTTGCACACACTTACGGCATGAAGCCCGGAGACGTAGTGGGCAAAAACGATATGCAATTAGGCTTTACGGAAGAGGAGCAGAATATTTTCGTATCGCTCGACCAAAATGTAATTGATTCGGGCAAACCGAGAAGCATGGAAATTCATACAACCAATTCTATTGACGGTAAAGTTTGGTATCAAATAACAAAATTACCTTTCGATATGCCGGATGTGGAGGGTGGAGCCGTGCTTGGGGTTGCTACTAACATTACAGAGAGCAAATTATCTACAGATTTACTCAAAGTGCGAGATGATTTGCTAACCAAATTATCAAGACAGCTTCCGGGTGTGATTTACCAATTCAAATTTAATGCTGATGGTAGCTCGAATTTACCATTTGCAAGCGAAGGTATTTATGACATTTTTGGAGTTAGACCGTATGAGGTATTAGAAAATTCGGAGTACATTTTCGATAAAATACATCGAGATGATTTCCCTCATGTTTACAAATCTATTATTAAATCTCGCGATACACTCGAAGATTGGCGAATTGACTTTAGGATTAATCATCCCGAGAAAGGACTCCGTTGGTTGAACGGATTTGCAAGACCCGAAAAGCATGATGACGGTTGTATTTTATGGCATGGATTTATTCATGATATTACTGGTAGAAAGCTTCTAGAGGAAAGACAGCAGCAACTTCTTGATGAATTAACCGAAACAAAACTGAATCTCGAAATCAATTTGAATCAGAAAAATGCTTTGATTCAAGAAATTACCGATACAAAAAATCAGTTAGAACTTTCAATTAAAGAAAAAGATAAATTTTTCTCCATTATTGCCCATGACCTCCGTTCACCCTTTAACGGTTTTTTGGGGCTTACTAAGTTTTTAGCTGACGACCTGGAACTCCTTGCTCAAGAAGACTTGAAAGAACTTACTAAGACAATGAAACATTCAGCGGAGTCATTGTACAGTTTGCTCGAAAATCTTTTAGAATGGGCGAGTATAAAGCGAAATGACATCAAATTCAATCCGGCTACAACAAATTTCAGCTTGCTTATTCAAAATAACATTAATATAATTAATGCAAATTTGAAAAATAAAGAGATTGTACTGACAAACTATGTACCAGATGAATTTTTTGTTTACGCCGACACTAACATGCTCAATGCAGTATTGAGGAATTTACTCACCAATGCTCTAAAATTTTCTCGCAGAGGCGGTCATATTACAATTTCGGCTGAAAAGACATCCAAACATTCGATGATTTCTATTACTGATACCGGAATTGGAATTAACAATAATGACATCCCGAATCTGTTCGATATTACAAAAAAAGTATCGCAACCGGGTACCGAAGGCGAAACAAGCTCAGGATTGGGGCTGATACTTTGCAAAGAATACATTGAGCAACATGGCGGAAAAATCTGGGTAAAGAGCGAAGTCAATGTTGGTTCGACTTTTTATTTCACTATTCCGAACAAGTAA
- a CDS encoding OmpA family protein: MISKTNFLIFLLLSLLTVSISMAQNPLELRRQQFGRAQIPSLIDLGAPLNDSTFKLWDKYIRDYAPADSAFLVVSQMASRHFNINRAAVAKFIYESYLELFPDMDSIINSRIYTCEQVMLTQEPNPDTKSIYHNYILKNAPSDDAFVAVQRLTDAYINRKFWDSAVYVYEYYRPYFPNSPRRFEKIIEILKAPLEGLAVQNLGNMINTRGNEWDPTPTPDGRFLYFTGDSRQGGKGRADIWVSEKVRGEWQLPTNLGASINSYRDETIDNVTVDGTTLILSGNFKGSLGEFDIYFAEKDSTEWKSLTHLPYPINTKYHEESGCLTADGKALLFTSDRPGGIGPFVRISNSYYHGNLMGNMDIYVSVKQDDGSWGQPVNLGPTINTPYAERSVFLHPDGKTLYFSSDGHPGLGRLDVFKSVRLSDTSWTEWSEPVNLGKEINSANDDWGYEVDITGETAYFAGNNYVIGYGGWDIYSISLPNKARPEQVVRIRGKVTDLEGNPISSIIKWEDLETGEIVGTLRSDPRDGYYFIALKPGRLYGYFAEKPGYYSSSKHIDLRNNHEGTEINEDIVLASMVELQQKKQSVQINNIFFDFDKAELKKESFPELNRLIKLLNSNSQVKIKIEGHTDNIGSNERNKELSKQRAEAVKQYLIANNIAANRITVVFFGASQPIVPNDSESNRAKNRRVNIVFQN, encoded by the coding sequence ATGATTAGCAAGACAAATTTCTTAATATTTTTATTATTATCACTTCTGACAGTCTCGATTTCAATGGCTCAAAACCCACTTGAATTGAGGAGACAACAATTTGGAAGAGCACAGATACCGAGCTTGATTGATTTGGGTGCACCTCTCAATGACAGCACTTTTAAGTTGTGGGACAAGTATATCAGAGATTATGCTCCTGCTGATAGTGCTTTTTTGGTTGTTTCGCAGATGGCAAGCCGACATTTTAATATCAACCGAGCAGCAGTAGCCAAATTCATTTACGAATCATACCTTGAGTTATTCCCCGATATGGATTCAATCATCAATTCGCGTATTTATACTTGTGAACAAGTAATGCTGACTCAGGAACCAAATCCTGACACCAAATCCATCTATCATAATTATATTTTGAAAAATGCACCCTCAGATGATGCTTTTGTTGCTGTCCAAAGGCTAACAGATGCATATATTAATAGGAAATTTTGGGATTCGGCTGTTTACGTTTACGAATATTATCGCCCATACTTTCCTAATTCACCAAGGCGATTTGAGAAAATAATCGAAATTTTAAAAGCTCCCTTGGAGGGTTTGGCAGTTCAAAATCTGGGCAATATGATAAATACTCGAGGCAACGAGTGGGACCCAACTCCCACGCCCGACGGACGCTTTCTATATTTCACGGGTGACTCGAGGCAAGGCGGCAAGGGTCGTGCCGATATTTGGGTATCAGAAAAAGTTCGCGGTGAATGGCAGTTGCCAACAAATCTGGGCGCAAGCATTAACAGTTACCGTGATGAAACTATTGACAATGTTACTGTTGACGGAACTACCTTGATACTTTCGGGAAATTTCAAAGGCTCATTAGGAGAATTTGACATTTATTTTGCTGAAAAAGATTCTACCGAATGGAAATCTCTGACACATTTGCCTTATCCCATAAATACAAAATATCATGAGGAATCAGGATGCCTGACTGCCGATGGCAAGGCATTGTTATTTACAAGTGACAGACCCGGCGGAATTGGTCCATTTGTCAGAATATCCAATAGTTATTATCATGGGAATTTGATGGGAAATATGGATATATATGTGTCTGTGAAGCAAGATGACGGCTCTTGGGGTCAACCAGTTAATCTCGGTCCAACTATCAATACTCCGTATGCAGAACGCTCGGTATTCTTGCACCCTGACGGAAAAACCCTTTATTTCAGTTCGGACGGACACCCGGGTTTGGGGAGATTAGACGTATTCAAATCTGTCAGATTGAGCGATACATCTTGGACTGAATGGAGCGAACCTGTAAATTTGGGCAAGGAAATCAACAGTGCAAACGATGATTGGGGCTATGAAGTTGATATAACAGGCGAAACAGCTTATTTTGCCGGAAATAATTATGTGATTGGATACGGAGGTTGGGATATTTATTCGATTTCGTTGCCGAATAAGGCTCGACCGGAACAGGTAGTAAGAATTCGAGGTAAAGTTACGGATTTGGAAGGCAATCCAATCAGTAGCATTATCAAGTGGGAAGACCTCGAAACAGGTGAAATAGTCGGCACTTTAAGAAGTGACCCACGCGACGGTTATTATTTCATTGCTCTCAAACCCGGGAGATTATACGGTTACTTCGCCGAAAAGCCCGGATATTACTCATCATCTAAGCATATTGATTTACGCAATAATCACGAAGGGACGGAAATCAACGAGGACATCGTTTTAGCTTCGATGGTAGAGCTTCAGCAGAAAAAGCAATCGGTTCAAATCAACAATATATTTTTCGATTTCGACAAAGCAGAACTGAAAAAGGAATCATTTCCCGAGCTGAACAGATTAATAAAGCTGTTGAATTCGAACAGTCAAGTGAAAATTAAAATTGAAGGGCATACAGACAACATCGGTAGCAACGAACGGAATAAGGAATTATCAAAGCAACGTGCCGAAGCAGTAAAGCAGTATCTAATTGCCAACAATATAGCTGCCAATCGCATTACAGTTGTCTTTTTTGGGGCATCGCAACCAATTGTACCAAATGATTCGGAATCGAACAGAGCCAAAAATCGCCGAGTAAATATAGTGTTCCAAAATTGA